The proteins below come from a single Mesobacillus jeotgali genomic window:
- a CDS encoding gamma carbonic anhydrase family protein → MIYPYKGKTPKIADSAFIADYVTITGDVEIGEESSVWFNTSIRGDVSPTIIGNKVNIQDNSVLHQSPNNPLILEDEVTVGHQVILHSCIIRKKALIGMGSIILDQAEIGEGAFIGAGSLVPQGKKIPPNTLAFGRPAKVIRELNEDDIRDMERISREYAEKGQYYKSLQQR, encoded by the coding sequence ATGATTTACCCCTACAAAGGAAAAACGCCTAAAATAGCGGATTCCGCTTTTATTGCGGATTATGTAACGATTACCGGAGACGTCGAAATCGGCGAGGAATCGAGTGTCTGGTTCAACACCTCGATCCGCGGTGATGTCTCGCCTACCATTATTGGCAATAAAGTGAATATCCAGGATAACTCAGTCCTGCACCAGAGTCCGAACAATCCATTAATCCTCGAAGACGAAGTCACGGTCGGACATCAGGTCATCCTCCACAGCTGCATCATCAGGAAAAAAGCCTTGATTGGCATGGGCTCAATCATACTAGACCAGGCTGAGATCGGAGAAGGTGCGTTTATCGGTGCCGGCAGCCTTGTTCCGCAGGGAAAGAAAATCCCGCCCAACACGCTTGCTTTTGGTCGACCGGCAAAAGTCATCCGCGAATTGAATGAGGATGACATCCGCGATATGGAACGGATTTCCAGAGAATACGCT